From the Veillonellaceae bacterium genome, the window AAATGGATAATCTCCTGTGCATAAAAATACGCGGCACCGCTTCCAATTAAAACGGCTATCACTATTGTAATTATTCGCCATCGGAGTTCCTGCAGGTGGTCAACGAGCGACATTTCCCCCTCGGTCGGGGCTGGTGCCAGCTCTTCTTCCTGACTGTTTGGTGTTATATCAGACATAAGGCTGTCCTCACTTTTTATCTTCTACCTTATTATCATTAACAGCCTCTGATTGTGCTGTAACCTGCTTAGCTGACTCTCCGCTTGTAGCGCGTCTAAATTCTTGAAGGCTTCTGCCAAGCGCCTTACCGACTTCCGGCAGCTTGCCCGGTCCAAAAACTACTAGCGCTATGACTAAAATCAGTACCAGTTCTGGCATGC encodes:
- a CDS encoding twin-arginine translocase TatA/TatE family subunit, which codes for MFSFSMPELVLILVIALVVFGPGKLPEVGKALGRSLQEFRRATSGESAKQVTAQSEAVNDNKVEDKK